Proteins found in one Arthrobacter sp. U41 genomic segment:
- the catA gene encoding catechol 1,2-dioxygenase: MTTQLNEFDAKAAESGNAATERFRESGKTEALSVPKERVSLLANEVLGAVYETVRKHKVSYDEFNALKSWLIRVGEDGEWPLFLDVWVEHVIEEVSTEDREGNKGTIEGPYYVPGSPQFESPATLPMRDDEGGTPLLFQGQVRGVDGRPLPGAHVEIWHADDNGFYSQFAPGLPEWNLRGTVVADAQGNFALNTVQPAPYQIPTDGACGKLIGAAGWHAWRPAHLHLKVSAPGCQLLTAQLYFEGDQHLSDDIASAVKPELVLAPTARAASPGVEVTYDFVLDAVRP, translated from the coding sequence ATGACAACCCAGCTGAACGAATTTGATGCCAAGGCCGCTGAGTCCGGCAACGCCGCCACGGAACGGTTCCGTGAGAGCGGCAAAACCGAGGCGCTCAGCGTTCCGAAGGAACGCGTGTCCCTGCTGGCCAACGAAGTGCTGGGCGCGGTCTATGAGACCGTCCGCAAGCACAAGGTCAGCTATGACGAGTTCAATGCCCTGAAGTCCTGGCTGATCAGGGTGGGCGAGGACGGCGAATGGCCGCTGTTCCTGGATGTGTGGGTGGAGCACGTCATCGAAGAGGTCTCCACGGAGGACCGCGAGGGCAACAAGGGCACGATCGAGGGCCCTTACTACGTACCGGGTTCGCCCCAGTTCGAATCGCCGGCCACGCTGCCGATGCGGGATGACGAAGGCGGCACGCCCCTGCTGTTCCAGGGCCAGGTCCGCGGTGTCGACGGCAGGCCGCTGCCCGGCGCGCACGTGGAAATCTGGCATGCTGACGACAACGGCTTCTACTCGCAGTTCGCGCCCGGCCTGCCCGAGTGGAACCTTCGCGGCACCGTCGTCGCAGACGCCCAGGGCAACTTCGCGCTGAACACCGTCCAGCCGGCCCCGTACCAGATCCCGACCGACGGCGCCTGCGGCAAGCTGATTGGGGCGGCAGGATGGCACGCCTGGCGCCCCGCGCACCTGCACCTGAAGGTCTCCGCGCCCGGCTGCCAGCTGCTCACGGCACAGCTCTACTTCGAAGGTGACCAGCACCTCTCGGACGACATCGCCTCGGCCGTCAAGCCCGAGCTGGTCCTGGCCCCGACGGCCCGGGCAGCTTCTCCCGGCGTCGAAGTTACCTACGATTTTGTCCTGGACGCCGTCCGCCCCTGA